In a single window of the Lates calcarifer isolate ASB-BC8 linkage group LG1, TLL_Latcal_v3, whole genome shotgun sequence genome:
- the rpl8 gene encoding 60S ribosomal protein L8, whose protein sequence is MGRVIRGQRKGAGSVFKAHVKHRKGAARLRHVDFAERHGYIKGIVKDIIHDPGRGAPLAKVAFRDPYRFKKRTELFIAAEGIHTGQFIYCGKKAQLNIGNVLPVGTMPEGTIICCLEEKPGDRGKLARASGNYATVISHNPETKKSRVKLPSGSKKVISSANRAVVGVVAGGGRIDKPILKAGRAYHKYKAKRNCWPRVRGVAMNPVEHPFGGGNHQHIGKPSTIRRDAPAGRKVGLIAARRTGRLRGTKTVQEKEN, encoded by the exons ATGGGACGTGTGATCAGGGGACAGAGAAAAGGTGCGGGCTCCGTGTTCAAAGCCCACGTCAAGCACAGGAAAGGTGCTGCTAGACTCCGTCACGTTGACTTCGCTGAACGCCATGGTTACATCAAGGGGATTGTGAAG GATATTATCCATGACCCCGGCCGTGGTGCTCCCCTGGCCAAAGTGGCCTTCCGTGACCCATACCGCTTCAAGAAGAGGACCGAGCTCTTCATCGCTGCTGAGGGCATCCACACTGGACAGTTCATCTACTGCGGCAAGAAGG CTCAGCTGAACATCGGCAATGTCCTGCCCGTCGGCACAATGCCTGAGGGAACCATCATCTGCTGCCTGGAGGAGAAACCCGGCGACAGAGGCAAGCTGGCCCGCGCTTCAGGAAACTACGCCACAGTCATCTCCCACAACCCCGAGACCAAGAAGTCCAGAGTCAAGCTGCCCTCAGGTTCCAAGAAAGTCATCTCCTCCGCCAACAGAGCTGTTGTTG GTGTGGTCGCCGGTGGTGGTCGTATTGACAAGCCCATCCTGAAGGCCGGTCGTGCCTACCACAAGTACAAGGCCAAGAGGAACTGCTGGCCACGTGTCCGTGGTGTGGCTATGAAC CCTGTTGAGCATCCCTTCGGTGGTGGTAACCATCAGCACATTGGCAAACCCTCAACAATCAGGAGGGACGCACCTGCTGGTCGCAAGGTCGGTCTTATCGCTGCCCGTCGTACAGGCAGACTGCGTGGAACAAAGACCGTCCAGGAGAAGGAGAACTAA